In the genome of Armatimonadota bacterium, one region contains:
- the pdxH gene encoding pyridoxamine 5'-phosphate oxidase, with the protein MVPGKLTNRHAHIRTDYVAPHLQLSDLDPDPAAQWKTWLDGAFAAGVTEPHAACLSTVGPNGRPSGRMVLIRLLDPGLLTFFTNYESRKALELSTAPWAALTFYWPALHRQVRVEGSVERASAKDSDAYFAGRPYQNRLASAASPQSRVISDPGEVEETIVRLKSEFPDHVPRPANWGGFVLTPDRFEFWQGQPARLHDRFHYRLTGGQWVIERLAP; encoded by the coding sequence ATGGTTCCTGGGAAATTGACAAACCGTCATGCACACATAAGGACCGATTACGTCGCACCGCATCTCCAGTTGAGCGACCTAGATCCCGACCCCGCGGCCCAATGGAAGACCTGGCTGGACGGGGCGTTCGCGGCGGGCGTCACCGAACCCCATGCGGCTTGCCTCTCGACAGTCGGTCCGAACGGCCGACCCAGCGGCCGCATGGTATTGATTCGACTTCTAGATCCTGGCTTGCTGACCTTCTTCACTAACTACGAAAGCCGTAAAGCCCTCGAACTCTCGACCGCGCCGTGGGCCGCCTTGACCTTCTATTGGCCCGCCCTGCACCGTCAGGTCCGCGTCGAGGGCAGCGTAGAACGAGCCTCGGCAAAGGACTCCGACGCCTATTTTGCGGGAAGGCCGTATCAAAACCGACTGGCATCGGCTGCCAGCCCGCAAAGTCGCGTCATTAGTGATCCCGGCGAAGTCGAAGAGACGATCGTCCGCCTCAAATCTGAGTTTCCAGACCATGTGCCGAGACCGGCCAACTGGGGCGGCTTCGTTTTGACGCCTGACAGGTTCGAATTCTGGCAAGGGCAACCTGCGAGACTCCACGACAGGTTTCATTACCGACTGACCGGTGGCCAGTGGGTCATAGAGCGCCTTGCTCCGTGA
- a CDS encoding glycosyltransferase family 39 protein, with protein MKRFTHPAVIGLALFLVAFLIRSAGVGWGLPDDRHDWSYHPDEPVIWSYSRQVKPAEGKFAPGFYNYGTLYLTLLSVSTDFVNVYGGAPDPKDPEAQVRALGKYHLAGRVLGCLAGAGIAWVVFLILWSRTHWVGAVFGGLATAVAPGLVVHSRFQTVDVPAVFFLTLGLLWCLRIQGADKVRAAVLAGLFFGLSAGTKYTGLLGLLPLAVVCGMERKWRDLVAGAGVCLVAFVVTTPGILIDNAKFMRDFLYEMAHTSEGHGLVFAGTAPGFLYHLTNLFIGFGLILTGLGLAGLGRAAVKRHVWAVALAVFFVAYFVLIARAEVKFLRYALPLVPVLAVGAGWIVGRAHVHPNRRWVGLGALGVIGLGGIPGGGLLTTAQATMAMVGKDPRDVVVDTFIERFKAGDDRTIGLVSDPWFYTPPFYRQVGLPRAVPFDSRRQTMIEEFGPGLVQYLPEDHSQRKNWDVRLLDLKPGYVVFSSFETEGLDRVAASGRDPGPFTAQVADYKAFVQKLQAEYDLDLKEPYLPAAWAEVHDMMYVRPTIWVWKRKTGSPTPPSGSSTTSGASVTPVPTR; from the coding sequence ATGAAGAGGTTCACCCATCCGGCCGTCATCGGACTGGCCCTCTTCCTCGTCGCTTTTTTGATCCGGTCGGCCGGCGTCGGTTGGGGACTGCCCGACGACCGCCATGACTGGAGCTACCACCCGGACGAGCCGGTCATCTGGTCTTATAGCCGGCAGGTCAAGCCTGCTGAAGGCAAGTTCGCTCCTGGTTTTTACAACTATGGAACCCTTTACCTTACGTTATTGAGCGTTTCGACGGACTTTGTGAACGTCTATGGCGGAGCACCGGATCCGAAAGACCCTGAAGCTCAGGTCCGTGCGCTCGGTAAGTACCACCTGGCAGGGAGGGTTCTGGGTTGCCTGGCCGGGGCCGGCATAGCCTGGGTCGTGTTCTTGATCCTATGGAGCCGCACACATTGGGTCGGTGCCGTGTTCGGCGGCCTTGCGACGGCGGTAGCGCCGGGACTGGTCGTCCACTCCCGGTTCCAGACCGTCGACGTCCCTGCCGTCTTCTTCCTGACCCTCGGACTTCTCTGGTGCTTGCGCATCCAAGGTGCGGACAAGGTCCGTGCTGCCGTTTTGGCGGGCCTGTTCTTTGGCTTGAGCGCAGGGACGAAGTACACGGGGTTGCTGGGGCTCTTGCCGCTCGCCGTTGTCTGCGGGATGGAGCGTAAGTGGCGCGACCTTGTGGCCGGGGCCGGGGTCTGCTTGGTCGCGTTCGTCGTCACGACGCCGGGAATTCTCATTGATAACGCTAAGTTCATGAGGGATTTCCTATACGAAATGGCGCACACATCGGAAGGCCATGGACTCGTTTTCGCCGGAACAGCCCCAGGCTTCCTGTATCACCTCACGAACCTCTTCATAGGGTTCGGGCTCATCCTTACGGGCCTGGGCTTGGCCGGTCTGGGCCGGGCGGCCGTCAAAAGGCACGTGTGGGCCGTGGCGCTCGCCGTCTTCTTCGTCGCTTACTTTGTTTTGATCGCGCGTGCGGAAGTCAAGTTCCTGCGCTATGCGCTGCCTCTGGTCCCTGTTCTCGCCGTCGGTGCGGGCTGGATCGTCGGACGGGCGCACGTCCATCCGAACCGAAGGTGGGTCGGTCTCGGTGCCTTGGGGGTGATCGGACTTGGCGGGATACCCGGCGGTGGGCTGCTCACGACGGCGCAGGCCACGATGGCGATGGTCGGTAAAGATCCACGCGACGTCGTCGTCGATACGTTCATCGAGAGATTCAAGGCTGGTGACGACAGGACGATCGGCCTCGTCAGCGACCCTTGGTTCTATACGCCGCCCTTCTACAGGCAGGTCGGACTGCCGCGCGCCGTGCCGTTCGACAGTCGGCGCCAGACCATGATCGAGGAGTTTGGGCCCGGCCTCGTCCAATACTTGCCCGAAGACCACTCCCAGCGCAAGAACTGGGACGTCCGACTGCTCGACCTCAAGCCCGGTTACGTCGTGTTCTCCAGCTTCGAGACCGAGGGGCTTGACCGGGTCGCGGCGTCCGGACGGGATCCGGGCCCCTTCACGGCACAGGTCGCCGACTACAAGGCCTTCGTCCAGAAGTTGCAGGCCGAATACGACCTCGATCTGAAGGAGCCGTACCTGCCTGCGGCGTGGGCCGAGGTGCACGACATGATGTACGTCCGTCCTACGATATGGGTATGGAAGCGCAAGACGGGTTCGCCGACGCCGCCGAGTGGTTCCTCGACCACCTCCGGGGCCAGCGTGACGCCAGTCCCCACACGGTGA
- a CDS encoding tyrosine-type recombinase/integrase: MEAQDGFADAAEWFLDHLRGQRDASPHTVTAYRNDLESAASFFRGLGLSDWSEVDPAVLARYRSSLGPPLKVTTLRRRVSSLRSLLKFLKHRHQGPECELPSVSGTRLPKRLPKALPLELLERLLDAPDLKTPQGLRDRALMETVFGAGLRVSEACGLRFEELSLDTAALRVTGKRGKTRWIPLPALTLPWIERYLVEGRPHLVKRPVGEVFVDGHGRALSRSMAYRILEKHAKAAGIERHVGPHVLRHTYAVQLLKGGADLRTVQELLGHASVSTTQVYTQLDTEEVRRKYTAAHPRR, encoded by the coding sequence ATGGAAGCGCAAGACGGGTTCGCCGACGCCGCCGAGTGGTTCCTCGACCACCTCCGGGGCCAGCGTGACGCCAGTCCCCACACGGTGACGGCCTACCGGAACGACCTGGAGTCGGCCGCGTCGTTCTTCCGCGGTCTTGGCCTCTCGGACTGGAGCGAAGTCGACCCGGCGGTCCTGGCCCGTTACCGTTCGTCGCTCGGACCGCCGCTCAAAGTGACGACGCTCCGAAGGAGGGTCTCGAGCCTTCGCTCGCTTCTCAAATTCCTCAAGCACCGACACCAGGGACCCGAATGCGAGCTGCCGTCGGTCAGCGGGACGCGCTTGCCGAAGCGCCTTCCCAAGGCGCTGCCTCTGGAACTCCTCGAGCGGCTCTTGGACGCCCCCGATCTCAAAACGCCCCAGGGGTTGCGCGACCGTGCGCTGATGGAAACGGTGTTCGGAGCCGGATTGCGGGTGAGCGAGGCTTGCGGCCTGCGGTTCGAAGAACTCAGTCTGGACACGGCCGCGCTCCGGGTCACGGGAAAGCGGGGCAAGACCCGATGGATCCCTCTTCCCGCCCTGACTTTGCCCTGGATCGAGCGGTATCTGGTCGAAGGGCGCCCGCACTTGGTCAAACGCCCGGTCGGGGAGGTCTTCGTCGACGGGCACGGCCGGGCCCTGAGCCGCTCGATGGCCTACAGGATTCTGGAGAAGCACGCGAAGGCGGCCGGGATCGAGCGACACGTCGGGCCTCACGTCCTGCGGCACACCTACGCCGTTCAACTTCTCAAAGGCGGGGCCGACCTCCGCACCGTACAAGAACTACTCGGGCACGCGAGCGTCAGCACGACCCAGGTCTACACGCAGCTCGACACCGAAGAAGTCCGCCGCAAGTACACGGCCGCCCATCCGCGCCGATAG